A section of the Flavobacterium ardleyense genome encodes:
- the glyA gene encoding serine hydroxymethyltransferase gives MYNDQEIFDLILDEQERQIDGLELIASENFVSDRVLEAAGSVLTNKYAEGYPGKRYYGGCEVVDIVEQIAIDRAKALFGAEYANVQPHSGSQANTAVYFACLKPGDKILGFDLSHGGHLTHGSPVNFSGKLYNPVFYGVNKETGQLDYDAIQEIATREQPKMIIAGASAYSRDMDFERFRKIADSVGALLLADIAHPAGLIAKGLMNDPLPHCHIVTTTTHKTLRGPRGGMIMMGKDFENPFGLKTPKGETRMMSSLLDLAVFPGNQGGPLMHVIAAKAVAFGEALTDEYFRYMVQVQKNARVMAQAFMDKGYDIISGGTDNHMMLIDLRNKNITGKEAENALVKAEITVNKNMVPFDDKSPFVTSGIRIGTAAITTRGLVEEDMAPIVNLIDRVLSDHTNEDLLEDIAEEVNEMMGERAIFVW, from the coding sequence ATGTACAACGACCAGGAAATTTTTGATCTCATATTAGATGAACAAGAAAGACAAATTGACGGATTGGAATTAATAGCCAGTGAAAATTTTGTAAGCGATCGCGTTTTAGAAGCTGCAGGATCAGTTTTAACCAACAAATATGCCGAAGGTTATCCGGGCAAGAGATACTACGGAGGTTGTGAAGTAGTTGATATTGTTGAGCAAATTGCAATTGACCGAGCCAAAGCTTTATTTGGGGCAGAATATGCAAACGTTCAGCCGCACTCAGGATCTCAAGCAAACACAGCGGTGTATTTTGCATGTTTGAAACCTGGAGACAAAATTTTAGGATTTGATTTATCACACGGAGGACATTTAACTCACGGATCGCCAGTAAATTTTTCAGGAAAATTATACAATCCTGTATTTTATGGAGTAAATAAAGAAACAGGTCAACTGGATTACGATGCAATTCAAGAAATTGCAACTAGAGAGCAACCAAAGATGATCATCGCTGGAGCTTCTGCTTATTCGCGTGATATGGACTTTGAACGTTTCAGGAAAATTGCCGACAGTGTTGGAGCATTGCTTCTCGCTGACATTGCACATCCTGCTGGTCTAATTGCCAAAGGCTTGATGAATGATCCACTACCACATTGTCATATTGTAACTACAACTACGCATAAAACATTGCGTGGCCCTCGTGGTGGAATGATAATGATGGGCAAAGATTTTGAAAACCCATTTGGACTTAAAACTCCTAAGGGCGAAACAAGAATGATGTCGTCTTTACTTGATCTGGCGGTTTTTCCAGGAAATCAAGGTGGACCTTTGATGCACGTGATCGCGGCGAAAGCAGTAGCATTTGGAGAAGCGCTTACCGACGAATACTTTAGATACATGGTACAAGTTCAGAAAAATGCACGCGTTATGGCTCAAGCATTTATGGACAAAGGATATGACATTATCTCTGGAGGAACTGATAATCATATGATGCTTATTGATCTTAGAAATAAAAACATTACAGGAAAAGAAGCAGAAAACGCATTGGTTAAAGCAGAAATTACGGTAAATAAAAACATGGTTCCCTTTGATGATAAGTCTCCATTTGTAACTTCCGGAATTCGTATAGGGACTGCAGCAATTACAACACGTGGACTTGTGGAAGAAGATATGGCGCCAATTGTAAATTTAATTGACCGTGTTCTTTCTGATCATACAAACGAAGATTTATTGGAAGATATCGCCGAAGAAGTGAACGAAATGATGGGCGAAAGAGCCATCTTTGTGTGGTAA
- the fahA gene encoding fumarylacetoacetase encodes MPITANNPELKSWLKVSADSDFPIQNIPFGVFLTKEHVVTIGTRIGDYAIDLGALQQLNYFEGIELTDDMFMQDTLNDFISDGKRTWRAVRNRIAELFCESNETLQKNEKHREIVIFNLDDVEMQLPVLIGDYTDFYSSKEHATNVGAMFRDPDNALLPNWLHIPVGYHGRSSTIIPSDIPVHRPMGQTLAPDATNPTFGPSKRVDFELETAFITTDANIMGEPIPAGEAEDYIFGMVLLNDWSARDVQKWEYVPLGPFLAKSFASSISPWIVTMEALEPFRTAGPKQDPEPLDYLKVEGDQAFDIKLEVSLKPEGGEENLLATSNFKYMYWSMSQQLTHHTSNGCRVNSGDMMGSGTISGPTPDSFGSMLELTWGGKNPIKLSDGTERKFIDDNDTVIMRGYCKNDEVRIGFGEVCTKLLPPYQKK; translated from the coding sequence ATGCCAATAACAGCCAACAATCCTGAATTAAAATCTTGGTTAAAAGTTTCTGCTGACAGTGATTTTCCAATTCAAAATATTCCTTTTGGAGTATTTTTAACAAAAGAACATGTGGTGACAATTGGAACAAGAATAGGAGATTATGCCATCGACCTGGGTGCTTTGCAGCAATTAAATTATTTTGAAGGCATTGAGCTTACAGATGATATGTTTATGCAAGATACTCTTAATGACTTCATTTCTGACGGCAAAAGGACATGGAGAGCGGTGCGTAATCGTATTGCAGAATTATTTTGTGAATCAAATGAAACTCTTCAGAAGAATGAAAAACACAGAGAGATTGTGATTTTTAATCTTGACGATGTCGAAATGCAACTCCCAGTTTTAATAGGTGACTATACTGATTTTTATTCAAGCAAAGAACATGCAACTAATGTAGGAGCGATGTTCCGTGATCCAGATAATGCGCTGCTGCCAAATTGGCTCCACATTCCAGTAGGATATCATGGAAGAAGTAGTACCATTATTCCTTCAGATATTCCCGTACATAGACCTATGGGTCAGACACTTGCTCCGGATGCAACGAATCCAACTTTCGGACCATCAAAAAGAGTTGACTTTGAGCTAGAAACCGCATTTATTACTACGGATGCCAATATAATGGGAGAGCCTATTCCGGCAGGAGAAGCCGAAGATTATATCTTTGGAATGGTTTTATTAAACGATTGGAGCGCACGTGATGTGCAAAAATGGGAATATGTTCCACTTGGACCATTCCTTGCAAAAAGTTTTGCAAGTTCAATTTCACCTTGGATAGTTACAATGGAAGCACTAGAACCTTTCCGTACCGCAGGTCCAAAACAAGATCCTGAGCCTTTGGACTATCTAAAAGTAGAAGGGGATCAAGCTTTTGACATTAAATTGGAAGTATCGCTAAAACCTGAGGGTGGAGAAGAAAACTTATTGGCAACTTCAAATTTCAAGTATATGTATTGGAGTATGAGTCAGCAACTTACACACCACACTAGCAATGGATGTCGCGTGAATTCTGGTGATATGATGGGATCTGGAACTATTTCCGGACCTACTCCAGATAGCTTTGGTTCAATGTTAGAATTAACTTGGGGAGGAAAAAATCCAATTAAATTAAGCGACGGTACCGAACGAAAATTCATCGATGATAATGATACCGTTATTATGAGAGGTTATTGTAAGAATGATGAAGTTAGAATAGGATTTGGTGAAGTTTGCACCAAATTACTACCTCCTTATCAGAAAAAATAA
- a CDS encoding DUF2157 domain-containing protein, with product MNDKQQKQASEFLVARGLISDDQYRQIEAYQKLEIFSLHTELRLLIYFAVSLFCGGIGLLIANNIDTIGHSVVLSILCLCILACYYFSYKNAPKFSWNKTDFENAVFEYVVLTAVILSGIFIGYLQFQFSAFGQNYSVATLLPTVVAFATAYYFDNKNVLSIAITGLIATIGLSINPRNILEGDIFASEFLSVSGVVLAIILLGWGIYSDKKSLKSHFSPLYFQFSLHLMGIVGIANMTENYWPLYSILLGIYFYYVIRISMQTRSLFLFIFSIFYSYIVLAIALYQLADTLNVWRFLEQLSIVLPILFAASIYLFVVLIQKFRRNDGSI from the coding sequence ATGAATGATAAACAGCAGAAGCAAGCTTCAGAATTTTTGGTAGCTAGAGGTTTGATTTCTGATGATCAGTATCGTCAGATAGAGGCATATCAAAAACTAGAAATATTTTCATTGCATACAGAGCTTCGGCTGTTGATCTACTTTGCTGTCTCTTTATTCTGCGGAGGAATTGGATTACTAATTGCAAATAATATTGATACTATCGGACATAGTGTCGTCTTGTCTATTTTGTGTTTATGCATTTTGGCTTGCTATTATTTTTCTTATAAAAACGCACCCAAGTTTTCGTGGAATAAAACCGATTTCGAAAATGCTGTTTTTGAATATGTAGTCTTAACCGCCGTAATTCTCAGTGGTATATTCATTGGCTACTTGCAATTTCAGTTTTCCGCATTTGGTCAAAATTATTCGGTAGCTACGCTTTTACCAACAGTTGTAGCATTTGCAACAGCGTACTATTTTGATAATAAAAATGTGCTTTCAATTGCAATTACTGGACTTATTGCCACAATTGGTCTTAGCATTAATCCCAGAAATATTTTAGAAGGGGACATTTTCGCAAGTGAATTTTTAAGTGTTTCGGGAGTTGTTTTGGCAATCATTCTTTTAGGATGGGGAATCTATTCAGACAAAAAAAGTCTTAAATCTCACTTTAGTCCTTTATATTTTCAGTTTTCTTTACATCTGATGGGAATCGTGGGAATTGCAAATATGACCGAGAATTACTGGCCATTGTATTCAATACTTTTAGGAATATATTTCTATTATGTTATTAGAATATCGATGCAAACCCGCTCTTTGTTTCTATTTATCTTTTCTATATTTTATTCTTATATCGTATTGGCAATTGCCTTGTATCAACTTGCGGATACTTTAAATGTTTGGAGATTTCTAGAGCAACTTTCTATCGTCTTACCAATACTGTTCGCTGCTTCGATTTATCTGTTTGTAGTATTAATTCAAAAGTTTAGAAGAAATGATGGAAGCATATAA
- the ytxJ gene encoding bacillithiol system redox-active protein YtxJ: MNFFSKMFGDSDNKDSNESPLLWNSLTEIKQLDEIALESNTIPVFIFKHSTRCSISRMALKGFEREYKLSEADAKLYFLDLLEHRDISNEISTKFNVMHQSPQLLMIKKGHCLYHVSHSDIDATDLLSKINKV, translated from the coding sequence ATGAATTTTTTCAGTAAGATGTTCGGTGATTCCGACAATAAAGATAGCAATGAATCTCCACTTTTGTGGAATTCTTTAACAGAAATAAAACAATTAGATGAGATAGCTTTAGAATCTAATACAATTCCGGTATTTATATTCAAACACAGCACTAGATGTAGCATTAGTAGAATGGCACTCAAAGGGTTTGAAAGAGAATATAAGTTGAGTGAAGCCGATGCTAAATTGTATTTTTTAGATCTTCTAGAGCACAGAGATATTTCGAATGAAATCAGTACAAAATTCAATGTAATGCATCAATCTCCACAGTTATTGATGATTAAGAAAGGACATTGCTTATACCACGTTTCTCATAGCGATATTGATGCGACAGATTTACTAAGTAAAATAAATAAGGTTTAA
- the clpB gene encoding ATP-dependent chaperone ClpB, protein MNINNFTIKSQEALQLSQQIVQAEGQQQIENEHILKAIFQVDENVAPFLLKKLNVNLPLFKQLLDSTISSFPKVSGGEVQFSREASKTLNEAEIISKKMSDEYVSIEHLLLAIFKSRSQVAQILKDQGVTEKGFKAAIDELRKGERVTSSSAEDTYNSLNKYAKNLNEMAINGKLDPVIGRDEEIRRVLQILTRRTKNNPMLVGEPGVGKTAIAEGLAHRIVDGDVPENLKDKIIFSLDMGALIAGAKYKGEFEERLKAVIKEVTTSDGDIVLFIDEIHTLVGAGGGEGAMDAANILKPALARGELRAIGATTLDEYQKYFEKDKALERRFQKIVVDEPDTESAISILRGIKEKYEAHHKVRIKDEAIIAAVELSQRYITNRFLPDKAIDLIDEAASKLRMEINSKPEELDVLDRRVMQLEIEIEAIKREDDEAKSKSLGVELANLKEERNEIYAKWKSEKDVVDNIQTIKSDIEDLKQEAERAERDGDYGRVAEIRYGLMKEAQQKLDSAQIELQENQDGNSLIKEEVTREDIAEVVAKWTGVPVMKMMQSDREKLLHLEDELHRRVVGQEEAIEAISDAVRRSRAGLQDPKKPIGSFLFLGTTGVGKTELAKALAEYLFDDENAMTRIDMSEYQERHSVSRLIGAPPGYVGFEEGGQLTEAVRRKPYSVVLLDEIEKAHPDTFNILLQLLDEGRLTDNKGRTADFKNTIIIMTSNMGSAIIQEKFETLQGGIEAATESAKVEVLALLKQTVRPEFINRIDEIVMFTPLTSENIKQIVGLQLKSVTRMLAKQSIVLDATPEAISYLSAKGYDPQFGARPVKRIIQKEVLNMLSKEILSGTVTTDSIILLDSFDGKLVFRNQTDLESK, encoded by the coding sequence ATGAATATAAATAATTTTACGATCAAATCTCAAGAAGCACTTCAATTATCACAACAAATTGTGCAAGCGGAAGGTCAACAGCAAATTGAAAACGAGCATATTTTAAAAGCGATTTTTCAGGTTGACGAAAATGTTGCGCCGTTTTTACTTAAGAAATTAAATGTCAACTTGCCCCTTTTCAAGCAATTATTAGATAGTACTATTTCTAGCTTCCCTAAAGTGAGTGGAGGTGAAGTGCAATTTTCGAGAGAGGCAAGCAAAACATTAAATGAAGCCGAAATCATTTCCAAAAAAATGAGCGACGAATATGTATCTATTGAACATCTTCTGTTGGCAATTTTCAAGTCGAGAAGTCAAGTTGCTCAAATTTTGAAGGATCAGGGCGTTACCGAAAAAGGTTTTAAAGCAGCAATTGATGAACTTCGAAAAGGAGAACGAGTAACATCGTCTTCAGCCGAAGACACTTACAATTCATTAAATAAATACGCAAAGAATCTAAACGAAATGGCAATTAATGGAAAATTAGATCCTGTAATTGGCCGTGACGAGGAAATTAGAAGGGTTTTGCAAATTCTAACGCGTCGTACTAAGAATAATCCGATGCTCGTGGGAGAGCCTGGAGTTGGTAAAACCGCTATTGCCGAAGGTCTTGCACATAGAATTGTTGACGGTGATGTTCCCGAAAACCTCAAAGACAAAATAATTTTTTCACTCGATATGGGTGCATTAATCGCGGGAGCGAAATACAAAGGAGAGTTCGAAGAAAGATTGAAAGCGGTTATTAAAGAAGTAACAACATCTGACGGTGACATTGTATTATTTATAGACGAAATCCACACACTTGTTGGAGCGGGCGGCGGAGAAGGCGCGATGGATGCGGCAAACATTCTTAAACCAGCCTTGGCTAGGGGTGAATTACGAGCGATTGGAGCAACAACTTTGGATGAGTATCAAAAGTATTTCGAAAAAGACAAAGCATTAGAACGACGTTTCCAAAAAATCGTAGTCGATGAGCCAGATACCGAAAGTGCTATTTCTATTTTGAGAGGAATTAAAGAAAAATACGAAGCACACCATAAAGTCCGAATTAAAGACGAAGCAATTATAGCGGCAGTTGAATTGTCTCAGCGATATATTACAAATCGATTTTTGCCAGACAAAGCAATTGACTTGATTGACGAAGCTGCATCAAAACTCCGAATGGAAATCAATTCCAAACCCGAAGAGCTTGATGTCCTTGACCGACGTGTGATGCAACTTGAAATTGAAATTGAAGCCATTAAACGTGAAGATGACGAAGCAAAATCGAAATCTCTTGGAGTTGAACTTGCAAATTTGAAAGAAGAGCGAAATGAGATTTATGCAAAATGGAAAAGTGAAAAAGATGTAGTTGATAATATTCAGACCATAAAATCTGACATAGAAGATTTAAAACAAGAAGCAGAAAGAGCCGAACGTGATGGAGATTACGGTCGTGTTGCCGAAATTCGTTACGGATTAATGAAGGAAGCACAACAAAAATTAGATTCTGCACAAATTGAACTTCAGGAAAATCAGGATGGAAATTCTTTAATTAAAGAGGAAGTTACCAGAGAAGATATTGCCGAAGTAGTTGCCAAATGGACAGGGGTGCCGGTGATGAAAATGATGCAAAGTGATCGCGAAAAATTACTTCACCTTGAAGATGAATTGCACAGACGTGTGGTTGGTCAAGAAGAAGCGATTGAAGCAATTAGTGACGCGGTGCGTAGAAGTAGAGCAGGATTGCAAGATCCAAAGAAACCAATTGGCTCATTCTTATTTCTTGGTACCACCGGTGTCGGTAAAACCGAATTAGCGAAAGCTCTTGCCGAATATCTATTTGATGACGAAAATGCAATGACCCGAATTGATATGTCAGAATATCAGGAACGTCATAGCGTCAGTCGACTTATAGGAGCGCCTCCAGGATATGTAGGTTTTGAAGAAGGTGGTCAACTTACGGAGGCGGTTCGTAGAAAACCATATTCTGTTGTATTGCTCGACGAAATTGAAAAAGCCCATCCAGATACTTTCAATATTTTACTGCAATTGCTTGACGAAGGTCGATTGACCGATAATAAAGGCCGTACTGCCGACTTTAAAAATACCATTATTATTATGACTTCCAATATGGGGAGCGCCATTATTCAGGAGAAATTTGAAACTTTACAAGGTGGAATTGAAGCTGCCACTGAATCGGCAAAAGTAGAAGTACTAGCATTATTAAAGCAAACTGTCCGACCAGAATTTATAAATCGTATAGACGAAATTGTAATGTTTACGCCACTTACATCGGAGAACATTAAGCAGATTGTAGGTTTGCAGTTGAAGAGCGTTACCAGAATGCTAGCAAAGCAAAGTATTGTACTTGATGCAACTCCAGAAGCAATTTCGTATTTATCAGCGAAAGGCTACGATCCGCAATTTGGAGCTCGTCCAGTGAAAAGAATAATTCAAAAAGAAGTTTTAAATATGCTTTCAAAAGAAATCTTGAGTGGCACTGTAACTACAGATAGTATTATTTTACTAGATAGTTTTGATGGAAAATTAGTTTTTAGAAATCAAACCGACTTAGAGAGTAAATAA
- a CDS encoding transposase, translating to MTLFKNKYRTESARANWWNYGWAGAYFITICTHNRDHYFGEITSVPLNVVDTRHALYLPAPVPDPVPEPEPVPNPQSKTQYKNKMNLSHCGIIANILWYQIPHHAKNVELGAFVVMPNHIHGILILTEDSEIGLREFADDETISRFQNQGKNTVSSIIGSYKSAVTKNSNRLEYTNGWQGKFHDHIIRSDDEYRRINDYIESNVKNWKEDRFY from the coding sequence ATGACGCTATTCAAAAATAAATACCGAACAGAATCTGCGCGTGCTAATTGGTGGAATTATGGATGGGCTGGCGCCTATTTTATTACAATTTGTACGCATAATAGGGATCATTATTTTGGTGAAATCACGTCCGTCCCGTTGAACGTTGTAGATACAAGGCATGCCTTGTATCTACCCGCCCCCGTACCCGACCCCGTACCCGAACCCGAACCCGTACCCAATCCGCAATCCAAAACCCAATACAAAAACAAAATGAATTTATCCCATTGTGGCATAATCGCCAATATTTTATGGTATCAAATTCCCCATCACGCAAAAAATGTTGAATTAGGTGCATTTGTGGTGATGCCAAATCATATTCATGGAATATTGATTTTGACAGAGGATTCGGAAATTGGATTGAGGGAATTTGCAGATGATGAAACAATTTCAAGATTTCAAAATCAGGGAAAAAATACTGTTTCGTCTATAATTGGTTCTTATAAATCAGCAGTAACGAAAAATTCAAATCGGTTGGAATATACTAATGGTTGGCAGGGTAAATTTCATGACCATATAATTCGGAGTGATGACGAATATCGCCGAATCAATGATTATATAGAATCAAATGTTAAGAATTGGAAAGAGGATCGGTTTTATTGA
- a CDS encoding exonuclease domain-containing protein, producing MIYTVIDVETTGKGNKITEISIFRYNDNTFLDEFTTLVNPNAYIPDFITALTGIDNTMVQDAPTFAEVAQDILKITEDAVFIAHNVNFDYNVIRNEFKEIGINFNRRKLCTVRLSRNLLPGHRSYSLGKICADLNINILNRHRAKGDVEATVILFHKLLEQPDAEAVLEKSLNKASKEATLPSNLSQEVFGNLPKKPGIYYFRNKKNKIIYVGKAIDIQKRVLGHFYSKTEKELSLCRETAHVDFELSGSETIALLMEDCAIKHHFPPFNQAAKRVPKTFSIFTYTDRKGIAHLAYNETKTAPNSLAILYSITECRAFIQKLCSQYQLCPKYCHLAEVCSGGDQFTHFCQGICQDSEAVEAYNQRVFEAIEQITSNSQDVVIKKKGRYDHEDAFILIENGTYLGYGFIDKSEQIMSNSDLEPFLIKQKDNSDIKRILRKEIEKTLSI from the coding sequence ATGATATACACCGTCATTGATGTTGAGACGACTGGAAAAGGCAATAAAATTACCGAAATTTCCATTTTTAGATACAACGACAACACATTTCTAGATGAGTTTACAACCCTAGTCAACCCCAACGCATATATTCCCGATTTTATCACCGCACTTACGGGCATCGACAATACGATGGTTCAAGACGCACCAACTTTTGCCGAAGTCGCCCAAGACATTCTGAAAATAACCGAAGACGCTGTTTTTATCGCTCATAATGTCAACTTTGATTACAATGTAATTCGGAATGAGTTCAAAGAAATTGGGATAAATTTCAATCGAAGAAAACTCTGTACAGTAAGGCTTTCAAGAAATTTACTGCCTGGACATCGCTCTTACAGTTTGGGTAAAATCTGTGCAGATTTAAATATCAATATTCTAAATCGACACCGTGCGAAAGGTGATGTGGAAGCGACTGTAATTCTTTTTCATAAATTATTAGAGCAACCGGATGCCGAGGCAGTATTAGAAAAATCATTGAATAAAGCTTCGAAAGAGGCAACCTTACCGTCAAATCTTAGCCAAGAAGTTTTTGGAAATCTACCCAAGAAACCAGGTATTTATTATTTCCGTAACAAGAAAAATAAAATTATTTACGTTGGCAAAGCAATTGATATTCAGAAACGTGTTTTGGGTCACTTTTATTCGAAAACTGAAAAAGAATTAAGTCTTTGTCGCGAGACCGCCCACGTAGATTTTGAGCTGTCTGGAAGTGAGACAATCGCTTTATTGATGGAGGATTGTGCAATCAAACATCACTTTCCACCTTTTAATCAAGCGGCAAAAAGAGTTCCTAAAACGTTTTCTATTTTTACTTATACGGATAGAAAAGGCATTGCACATCTAGCCTATAATGAGACCAAGACGGCACCTAATTCACTTGCAATTTTGTATAGCATTACAGAATGCCGCGCTTTTATCCAAAAATTATGCAGTCAGTATCAGCTCTGTCCCAAATATTGTCATCTTGCCGAAGTTTGCAGTGGCGGCGATCAATTCACTCATTTTTGTCAGGGAATTTGTCAAGATTCCGAGGCTGTAGAAGCTTACAATCAACGTGTTTTTGAGGCAATAGAGCAAATTACTAGCAATTCTCAAGATGTTGTAATCAAAAAGAAAGGTCGCTATGATCATGAAGACGCCTTTATTTTGATAGAAAATGGCACCTATCTCGGCTATGGTTTCATCGATAAGTCTGAGCAAATAATGTCGAATTCTGATTTAGAGCCATTTTTAATTAAGCAAAAAGACAATTCAGATATTAAGAGAATTTTGCGGAAAGAGATTGAAAAGACACTTTCAATTTAA
- a CDS encoding zinc-dependent alcohol dehydrogenase: protein MKAAQIHGPGSIKYDTVQDPIIKNQDDLILKVTSTAICGSDLHIYSGGIPQPRPMTIGHEFMGIVEEVGKNVTHLKRGDRIIVPFPISCGHCFFCDHELPGHCENSNPDHYGPEGGVLTEKGGGMFGYTDLYGGYDGGQAQYVRVPYAHVGPRVVPDNLTDEQVLFLTDIFPTGYSGVDWGEVKGGESVAIFGAGPVGIMAAKSAVLRGAAKVIVIDTVQYRLDKAKASTGCDTILWNSGSKDVVEQVRQFTKGRGADVCIDAVGFEPDRNLLERVDSALSFEVGSVKVLEACMSAVRRGGIVSVLGVYPYLYDAFPIGQFFDKGIQIRGGQAPVHKHIDKLLDYVKQGKVQLDDIITHRLPLSEVSHAYDIFNKKKDGCVKVILDPWK from the coding sequence ATGAAAGCAGCACAAATACACGGACCAGGCTCAATAAAATACGACACTGTACAAGATCCTATAATAAAAAATCAAGACGACTTAATCCTCAAAGTAACCTCGACCGCTATCTGTGGGTCGGATTTACATATTTATTCTGGGGGAATTCCCCAACCGCGACCTATGACTATTGGTCACGAATTTATGGGAATCGTCGAAGAAGTCGGCAAAAATGTAACTCATCTTAAACGCGGCGACCGAATCATAGTTCCATTTCCAATCTCCTGTGGTCACTGCTTTTTTTGCGATCACGAATTGCCGGGGCATTGCGAAAATAGCAATCCCGATCATTATGGACCAGAAGGCGGTGTTCTAACCGAAAAAGGCGGAGGAATGTTTGGTTACACCGATTTGTACGGTGGTTATGATGGAGGACAAGCGCAATACGTTCGCGTTCCATACGCACATGTTGGACCACGAGTAGTGCCTGATAACCTTACCGACGAACAGGTGTTGTTTCTAACAGACATTTTTCCCACTGGATATTCTGGTGTCGATTGGGGCGAAGTGAAAGGTGGCGAAAGCGTTGCTATTTTTGGCGCGGGGCCAGTAGGAATAATGGCCGCGAAAAGCGCTGTACTGAGAGGCGCTGCAAAAGTGATTGTAATTGATACCGTGCAATATCGACTTGATAAAGCAAAGGCTTCAACCGGCTGCGATACAATTTTGTGGAACAGCGGATCAAAAGATGTAGTAGAGCAAGTTCGACAGTTTACCAAAGGTCGTGGTGCCGATGTATGCATTGACGCTGTTGGTTTTGAACCTGATAGAAATTTGCTAGAACGGGTTGACTCTGCACTAAGTTTTGAAGTTGGTTCAGTAAAAGTTTTGGAAGCTTGTATGAGCGCGGTGCGTCGTGGAGGAATCGTATCGGTATTAGGTGTCTATCCGTATTTATATGATGCTTTTCCAATTGGACAATTCTTTGACAAGGGAATTCAAATTCGAGGTGGTCAAGCGCCAGTTCACAAACATATCGATAAGTTATTAGATTATGTCAAACAAGGAAAAGTGCAACTTGATGATATAATAACCCACAGATTACCATTGAGCGAAGTGTCGCACGCCTACGATATTTTTAATAAAAAGAAAGATGGTTGTGTGAAGGTAATTCTTGATCCGTGGAAATAA